The Mercenaria mercenaria strain notata chromosome 6, MADL_Memer_1, whole genome shotgun sequence genome contains the following window.
AATAGTTAAGTAGCCTTCGAGCAAAGTGACATTGTAAGGTTCCTGTGCCATAGCTTTCGATTTATCAACTGCTATAGTTAACAACTCAGTATAAACGTCGCTAAAATTTCTGATTTGTTTGATGAAGTAGTAAAGGACGATTACAAAAAAGAACAGGTATCCGAATGATACGGAGGGATAGATTAATAACCGCAATGAAGCACAATGTTAGAACTTGAGTGACTATTCCAAAGCTTTTGATGAACACCAACCCAACGATGTAAGCcaacaaagaaaatatataaatacggcGGTTACACCGCATACaataaatatcttaaaactaAATACCCAAGATAGAAACCtgctttgatattttaagtatccaagaGCCCTTGTTGCTCCTTTTACCATAACACCACGAAAAAACAAATGGTAATCCGTAGTATAGAAGGCACATGATAACTTCAATAATGCAGAACACTATATAAAAAGGCAAAGCAAAAATAGCGAACGCTGcataaaaacatgtatttgtaCCTTCACCAAAACAAGAAACTCGTCGTGTCTGAATTCGCCATACCCTAATCCAGAATTTCgttgtaaaaagtaaataaaaactaCATTTCATCAGAGTTGATCCTTTTGTGTATCCAGGTTTAAGATGATCTGGTTCTACTTTTATCTGTGACATTTTCACAATTTCCTTATACCCAAAGAACAAAGGAGATGGAATATAAAGGTTTGAATTTGCCAAACCATCTTCAACTATTTGTTTTAAGCAACGTGGAAGTACTATAAATAAgaaaccaaatgtaaaatacataactgaaatagccAATGGACCTCCAAGGCCAGGGACAAAGgttttatgtttgtttcctgGATCCACCAATAACGAAAGGAATCCCATCGGCGACCCAACTTCTACTAAATCTTTCACAGTTATCTTATCATCGTCATCCCACACACCCAATCCTCTACTATACCATGCAATCTGAATGTAAATTAGCAATGGTGCAAACATAAGACAAAGCAGTCGACGTAGTCTTGACGTAAGAATAGGATATTCATTATAAAGTCCTAAAACGTCAAAGCTGAACAggtcataaaatgttaaaggtgAATTTATTCCATCAGCGTAAATCCAATTTTCTTCCTCTTCAATTATTTCGAAACCCTCGACGGAAGTTTCAGCATGTTGTTCAAAGTCATTCCCAACGATTCTGTCGCGTTTAGCAGTCCAAGCAAAAAACTTAAACATGGTTATTGGCCAAAACGCTAgtaataaaatttccaaaataaaaggcacatgagaagtttgaGTCCATGTACGAACTCCTGGTATGTTTCCCTCTGGACAGGAATGATAAAGTTTCTGACTCGTGTAATTATAATTCACTGTGCAACATTTATAATGTATGTATGAACATGGATATAT
Protein-coding sequences here:
- the LOC128558048 gene encoding uncharacterized protein LOC128558048, whose product is MHFWFLLILTLGVDVAAQSSKDAFLTRNFKRKEMLKQQFSRKATFSKTDYSQNDTKEDENKKISIAHSFETGDSSNKHNTNNTAIVPTNNLSERDEEMEHANFLTSEEENECNISIAKRSIQYFQSQLLTNEPHFVQFRIRLTGDTKHTSLKDVFQGGRWYWTYNTSTGPFPFLSWNLDYGLLTFGLLDAKTIHIPYVYLTVTSGCSIEYGSNLTSSQITKALVSLVNFTELKHDYIEYRESYFCYLVINTNLLGTLRYYAAQYLIYPCSYIHYKCCTVNYNYTSQKLYHSCPEGNIPGVRTWTQTSHVPFILEILLLAFWPITMFKFFAWTAKRDRIVGNDFEQHAETSVEGFEIIEEEENWIYADGINSPLTFYDLFSFDVLGLYNEYPILTSRLRRLLCLMFAPLLIYIQIAWYSRGLGVWDDDDKITVKDLVEVGSPMGFLSLLVDPGNKHKTFVPGLGGPLAISVMYFTFGFLFIVLPRCLKQIVEDGLANSNLYIPSPLFFGYKEIVKMSQIKVEPDHLKPGYTKGSTLMKCSFYLLFTTKFWIRVWRIQTRRVSCFGEGTNTCFYAAFAIFALPFYIVFCIIEVIMCLLYYGLPFVFSWCYGKRSNKGSWILKISKQVSILGI